The Bradyrhizobium barranii subsp. barranii genome segment TTCGTCGTGCACTACACCGTCACCTTTTCGAAGCCGGTGTCCGGCGTCACGGTCGATCAGTTCACCCTCGCCACGACGGGGAGCATCAATGGTGCCGGCATCACGGACATCACGCCGGTGGCTGGCAGCAACGGCGCGAGCTACACGGTCACGGTCAACACCGGCTCGGGCAGCGGTTCGCTGGGGCTGCAACTGACCGGCACCAATGTGCACGATTCCAGCGGCTATTATGTCGGGCCGTTCCAGTCCGAAACGCAGATGAGCGGTCCGCGCTTCAGCATCATCAACACGGCGGCGGTCGGCGACGTCAACGGCGATGGCAAGCAGGATATGGTGTACATCCGAACCGTCAGCGCTTCCGCATACTTTCTCGATGTCAGGACCAATGACGGCACGGGCCAGTTCACGCAAACCTCGCTGACCGGCGCCTCGGAGCTGGAATCGTCGATTCGACTCGGCGACGTCAATGGCGACGGCAAGCTGGACGTCCTGATGGGCAACATCTTCACCGGGACCCTGGACGTCAGGCTGGGCAATGGCGACGGCACGTTCGCGGCGGCGACGAAGTATGCGACGGGTGGCAGCACTGGCGGCAATATCAGGGCGTTTGCCGACTTCAACGGCGACGGCAGGGCCGACGTGATCATGTCGAACAACATCGGCACGTCGCTGCTGCTCGGTAACGGCGATGGTTCTTTCGGATCGCCCATTGCCACGAATGCCTCCAACGCCTTCGCGAGCGGAGATTTCAACGGCGATGGAAAGATCGATCTGCTTGTGCAGGACTCGTCAAGTTCGCCGGTTGCCGTGCGGCTTGGCAACGGGGATGGCACGTTCCAATCCCCGATCACGGCCGGCACCTCATCCAGAACGATCAGCGGCGACTTCAACGGCGACGGCAAGCTTGATCTTGCACTCGGAACCAACAACTCGATTGCGATCCTGCTCGGCAACGGCGACGGCACCTTCGCGTCGCCACAGACCTTCCTGACACCGGCGCCCATCTGGAACTTGGCGGCCGCGGACTTCAATGGCGACGGTAAAACGGACCTCGCCGTGGTCGCTAGCAGCAACAATACGCTTTCGACCTTCTACAGTCGCGGTGACGGCACGTTCGGCCCGGCGGTGACGTTGCCGCTCGCTTCGGGCGCCAACGGAATCACCGTCGGTGACCTCAATGGAGACGGAAAAGCCGACGTGGTGGTGGAGTGGACAACGAGCAACTCCTCGACCGGCGAGGATGTTTTCCTCACCGCGCCGAATTCGACCACCACGCAATATACGATCAGCCGCACGCCTCCGGCCCTGACGATCGTCGATGCGGACGTGACGCCGGGTGCGGACGGCAACAATTACATCAACGCGGCGCACTTCCATGGCGGGATGACGACCCTGTCCGGCTCCGGCAATGCCGGAGACACCGTCACGGTCACGAATGCCGGCGACAATTCCGTCGTTGGCGTCACCACGGTTGGCAGCGACGGCAGCTGGAACCTCGGCGTGTCCGGCCTCCAGGACGGCTCGACCTACAGCTACGCCGCGACCGCCACGGATAGCCTGGGCAACCATAGCAACCCCGGGCCCGCATTCACCTTTACGGTCGATGCGACCGCCCCGGTCCTCGCGATCACGAGCATCGAAAATTCCGATGCAACGCCCTTTTCGATCACCGTCCGGGGCACGCTCGACCTGGCTGACGCGACCTCCGCGCTCACCTTGTCGTTTGGTCCAACGGATCACGCAGTCACCAGCGCCGCCGACGGCACCTGGCGGCTGGACAATCTGTCTCCGGCAACCGGACTTTCCTATGTGACGGCCCGTCTGCGCGACGCCGCCGGCAATACCGGCGTGTCGCAATCGATCCCTCTCGCCTTTGGCTACACGCTGGCGAGCGGCGCCTCACTTGAGAACGCGATCGTCGCGGCGGCCTCCTCGTCCTTCAACCCGAGCCTTGTTGTCCGCGGCACCTCGGTCGGGGCGACCGTCTTGCGCAACGGAATCGAAGAAGACTACGGCATCTCGACCGGATCGGTGGTCAAGAACGGCGGCCAGCAGCATGTTTTTGGCACCGGCACGACCGGCGCGATGATCGAAGCCGGCGGCTATCAGGACATCCGCGCCGGTGGGCGTGCGACAGATACCCTGTTGTACGGTTTCGGGCAGGTCTACGCTAACGGCGCCTCGGCCCACACCACGATCAAGGCTGGCGGACTGCAGTCCGTTGCCGCCGGCGGCCGCGACGTCAACTCGACGATCGACGGCGGAACGCAATATCTGAGCGGAACGGCGACGGGCACGACGGTGGGCGCCGGCGGCAATCAATACGATTACGGCACGGCGAACGGCGTCGTGGTCCAGAGTGGCGGCTCCCAGCACGTCTATCAGGGCGGTAGCGCCGCCGGAACGACGGTCGCGGCGGGTGGCTACCAGGATGTTTATCAAGGTACCGTCACCGACACCGTGCTCGACGGCAATCAGCAGGTGCTCGGCAATGGCCACGCTGCCGGCACCGTCATCAATGCCGGTGGGCGGCAATATGTCGGCTCCGGTGGCGCGACAACGGGCACGACGATCGCAGCCGGCGGCTTCCAATACGTGGACGCCGGCGCCACCGACGGCGGCGCGACGATCAATGGCGGCTATCAGT includes the following:
- a CDS encoding FG-GAP-like repeat-containing protein, with the protein product MPLIPVLPTLVSITGTDPSSTDAFVVHYTVTFSKPVSGVTVDQFTLATTGSINGAGITDITPVAGSNGASYTVTVNTGSGSGSLGLQLTGTNVHDSSGYYVGPFQSETQMSGPRFSIINTAAVGDVNGDGKQDMVYIRTVSASAYFLDVRTNDGTGQFTQTSLTGASELESSIRLGDVNGDGKLDVLMGNIFTGTLDVRLGNGDGTFAAATKYATGGSTGGNIRAFADFNGDGRADVIMSNNIGTSLLLGNGDGSFGSPIATNASNAFASGDFNGDGKIDLLVQDSSSSPVAVRLGNGDGTFQSPITAGTSSRTISGDFNGDGKLDLALGTNNSIAILLGNGDGTFASPQTFLTPAPIWNLAAADFNGDGKTDLAVVASSNNTLSTFYSRGDGTFGPAVTLPLASGANGITVGDLNGDGKADVVVEWTTSNSSTGEDVFLTAPNSTTTQYTISRTPPALTIVDADVTPGADGNNYINAAHFHGGMTTLSGSGNAGDTVTVTNAGDNSVVGVTTVGSDGSWNLGVSGLQDGSTYSYAATATDSLGNHSNPGPAFTFTVDATAPVLAITSIENSDATPFSITVRGTLDLADATSALTLSFGPTDHAVTSAADGTWRLDNLSPATGLSYVTARLRDAAGNTGVSQSIPLAFGYTLASGASLENAIVAAASSSFNPSLVVRGTSVGATVLRNGIEEDYGISTGSVVKNGGQQHVFGTGTTGAMIEAGGYQDIRAGGRATDTLLYGFGQVYANGASAHTTIKAGGLQSVAAGGRDVNSTIDGGTQYLSGTATGTTVGAGGNQYDYGTANGVVVQSGGSQHVYQGGSAAGTTVAAGGYQDVYQGTVTDTVLDGNQQVLGNGHAAGTVINAGGRQYVGSGGATTGTTIAAGGFQYVDAGATDGGATINGGYQFVAGAATATTVSGGGEQDVGAGGNVSNAHLDGGSERVYAGGLLQNVDFGGSDGATLVLDMPAGLTGSIANFGADDSIDFRNTVISSVDVDGLNNLTVTTDGGQSYSWALLAQYSASSFVLSADGNGGTVLSYTPPQQTLLAAAH